In the genome of Neodiprion fabricii isolate iyNeoFabr1 chromosome 4, iyNeoFabr1.1, whole genome shotgun sequence, the window CTGATTATTACGATATTAAATCTATTTCATTAGTTTactacaacatttttttcagtcaaattAAGGCCTTAACATCGAATTATCGCAATAGTTACAACAATATATCACACGAATGACTATGATCAAAGAGAATAGTAATTGCACGTACTACTGATTTTTTGGAtacatttacaaaattcactTTCATTCTGTATccagaataatatttttcgcttatgacagaaaattaaaatggaTAAGGATTAGTAATTTCTCTCGGAGTACCTTTGATATTGTTATACTAAAAATAACATCGCCATTTTATGTTATGCTTCATCCGGCGATGATTCCCCGccattattttatatactttttattaacTTCTACTGCAGCTGTTAAAACCTGATATCGCTTATAATGCCCTTGCCTATTCAAAGTTGGACAATATAGAGTTGCGTAGGCGCATTTATCAAGGACGATCGTcgtaaataacgaaaaaaccTCTGGCATTCATCTCTCGTTTCATATATCGGGTGTGCGATATTTAATTAAAGCATCAAAATAACGCTGAAACTATGCAGCCTGCAGTATGATGATTTTAGGAGACAATTGGACCGCAAGTGGAATCGTTCACGAGAATCATTTTAGGCGACAATCTTTTCTTACGCATGATTTTCACTTAAAATCAGCATTTAACTGTACGATTAAAAGTGAGACaccatgtacatacatacgtattttATATCTGAATACACGCAGGGCCaacaatttataataaaatcttaatttcaaaaactcaATCGCGAATATATCTGCAAGCCGTTCGATCGGTAGAATCACGTAAAAGTGATTTTCATGCTTTGAAATACGCTAACAAACATGAAACCAAAGAGAGCTGATGAGGATAAGAAAGAGAGGATAAAAAACTGGTAGTAACGTACCGTATTTCAAGCCGTCTGACCAACCATTCGGGTTTCAAACGTCGCGGTTGTTTATTGGTATAAAGAATATTGTACAATCTTTCCGTGTTTCTCCCTTTCGCGCTACGGAATTTAGCATTGTTCCATGATATATGTTTTAACAGTTTAtgatttaattattaaacaagCTAATTGCTAGGTAAATTTAATTACTCTCTGTTGCAGAATAAGATCGTCCTTGGAAGTAATCCAGCCTTGGATAAACACCGGTGGATATTTACGGTTTCTCGTCGATCGTTACCGCAAAAGAGGGGAGAACGGGACGGTGAATAAGTCATGGCGAGGCAACAGACAACCGACCGGAACATTCCTCACCTACGGGACATATTCGGGTTCGGTAGTAAATGGGAGAACGGGAGAACACCGGCCGAGGAAAAAGCTCCGGGACACGACAGCGCCGTTTCCGTTAGCTCGACTTCGGGCGACGAGGAAAGTCCGAAGaataacaagaagaagaaatcacGGCGTCGCGATAACAGCAAAACCCTGACGGAGAGTGACGTTAAACACCTTGAGAGACACTTGTCGATGAAGAAAACCATCCGGAAGAAGATAATGCGCGATCTTCAACAAGCGTTCGTCGAGGATCCCAATGAATTCAGGGTCGATGACATTCCTCCTGAACAGCTCAAGGCTGAGATAAATATACAGAGCCTAAGCTTTGGCACACCGTCTCAAAAACAGGGACGAAATCGCGGCAACGCCGAGAGCAATTTTCTCGATATGCTCAGAGGCGGTGGAGGTGAGAAAACcaaattcattatattattctaACCAATTGTCAATTATAGAGACCTACAACTTTCTAAAAggatgatttattttttatgaaaaataatctctGATTtaatcaacatttttattatctccAATATGTTTGGATTTTTTAGTTCATTATGGAAATTCATGGATCCGAAGTTACGTATGCGAAAGTCAATTTGATAGAAACTTGACaagtgtatacctataatgaTGCGGAACTGAGGcgtgaaaatgtagaaataatCAGTAAACTGATTGCACGGTTATATGGGTGAATCGTGGTCGCTATTTTTGACGCTAGTTCAGTAGACCTCGATTCAAGAGGTCACAGAGACcgcaatttttattgtaaaccAGATTTCTGTGTCAGATTAAGAAAAAGATTAAGTTCCGTACAACTTTTGTGTCAGGTTCACCTTTAACCGGTGGAGCTATTCCATTAAACTTTCCATTACTATATCTAGAAAATTTCCACTTTAGAGTTTTGCAAATCTGCAAACGTGCAGATAAAGTgcatgaatttatttatttatgcagGATGAAGTGAAGTAGACACAccttgtatgtatgtacaaacgttttttcacaaagagcggttgaaacaattttttatttttatcctgcGCAGGTGTTGAGAAGGGGGGAAATGACGTGGACCGTGATTCTGGGCACGGTGGTTCTCCTACGAGGGAACCTCAGGGTCAAGACGCGGACGATGAGTGCAGTTACACCTACGATGGCCACGGAGGTGGAACGCCGGCTTCGAAGAAGCCAGGAAACTTCTGGAGACGTTTCACGATGAAGAATCGTAACAAGCGGTAAACTAAACGCGCGATACTCCGCAGGCCCCAAACCCGAgcataattaatataattacattatacatatatatacatatgtatattaaaattatatgaaatataAGATATATAATTTAGCATGTATGATGATTATCGTCGAg includes:
- the LOC124180412 gene encoding uncharacterized protein LOC124180412, with the protein product MARQQTTDRNIPHLRDIFGFGSKWENGRTPAEEKAPGHDSAVSVSSTSGDEESPKNNKKKKSRRRDNSKTLTESDVKHLERHLSMKKTIRKKIMRDLQQAFVEDPNEFRVDDIPPEQLKAEINIQSLSFGTPSQKQGRNRGNAESNFLDMLRGGGGVEKGGNDVDRDSGHGGSPTREPQGQDADDECSYTYDGHGGGTPASKKPGNFWRRFTMKNRNKR